Sequence from the Populus nigra chromosome 17, ddPopNigr1.1, whole genome shotgun sequence genome:
TCGTGATCAAATGAAGCAACTGGTCACTCTTCTCAAAGgtgttttctatatattttttactctgAAAAAGTTATtgttccattttattttaattaatctaattcatTCATCGATCGATGGCCTGAATTCTTGGTgcaaaaaaaatcccatttaCATTTGAGATTTGAGCccaaaaattacaaatcaaattgAGCCAGGCCCACTGAAAGCAATCGAACTAAGTCTAGAAAACATCTACTAGGACCCAGATCACATTCACTATTGATTGTATTACTTAAAGTTTAAATGGCATTTGAAGAGAAAATTGCTGTAAAAACTCATCTTTAGCatcactttttttcttggatttgacTAACAATCAACATAAATGTAAATGTTATTTTAGTGATGACATGTTGGTAATCATATATTGTTCACAGAACCAAGCCAAAAAACTGATGACATGTTGGACAAAAGGTTGGAATGGATTCCAGGAACGAAAAGTGCACGAATGAGAGATCTTCTCAGGGTTATCCGAGTTCAAGATCGAAATGGATACATGGAAGATAGTGGCGAGGGCGATATGGAAAGGGTTTCCAAGGCATCGGCAGTTATTTTCAATACCTATGATAGCTTGGAGGGTGAAGACTTGAACAGCCTCTCGTCTGTTTTTGGTCGAGTTTATAGCATTGGTCCTACTCAAATGCTTTTGAATCACATCTCTGATGATTTTTATGAGTCTGTTGATGGAAATCTATGGAATGCTGAGCCTGAATGCATTAAATGGCTTGATTCGAAGGAGCCGGGTTCGGTGATTTATGTAAGTTTTGGTAGCTCGACAATAACAACAGCAGAGGAGCTAGTTGAGCTTGCTTGGGGACTTGCTGATAGCAAGCACAACTTCTTGTGGATTATTAGGCCAGATTTGATTAAAGGAGACTCGGCAATTCTACCACAGGACTTTCTTTTCGAAACTAAAGAGAAAGGTTTTGTAGCAAGTTGGTGCCCACAAGAGCAAGTCCTTAACCATCCATCAATAGGAGGATTCCTAACACATTGTGGGTGGAACTCAATGATAGAAAGCATATCTGCCGGGGTGCCGATTATTTGTTGGCCATTCTTTGGGGACCAATTTGCAAACTCAAGAAAGAGTTGCAACGAATGGGGAATTGGCTTGGAGCTGAGAGATGGATTCAAAAGAGAAGAAGTGGAGAACATTGTTAACGAGATATTGATAGGTGACAAGGGTAAGAAAGTGAAGGAAAAGGTTTTGGAATGGAAGAAAATGGCAGAAGAGGCCACAGGTTTTGATGGTTCATCTTCTTTAAACTTGAACAATTTGGTCAATGAAGTTCTGCTATCGAAAAGTTGATTGTCAAGTTTTTGTTAGTTTACTATTTCAAGTGTTCTAATAGTTTCTTACGATGCACACTGTGAgaattattaaagaataaaattgaagaatttttaAACACTTGGTCTGCCAATGACTGTTTTCATTTGTGCAGAGGTTGAAATCaagtttatttatattgataagGTGAAACCAAATCTCtcatgatatattaatatattaatattaaaataatattaaacacccCAAAATGAAATACACCTGAGTTTGCCCTGGTGGTTGTTCTCTTGATGTATAGCAATGAAACCTAAGGCCTTGACAAGGGGCAAAATGCAGCAATGAAGTGagagaataaaaacaaattccaacCATATAGTAGGTGGCTAGTGATAAgagtttgagattaaaaaatctGCTCTTTTTGTGGTCTTAGATTCGAGTTTTGTGGTGGTTAATATGATAACAACTGGAAGTTTATATGGTTGTTAGCTTCAAAACCcgtgagattaatcgaggtacacacaagctgacccggacacccacattaataataacaaaaaaaaaaaaattcctctgAACCTCTagatgaaagaaaaggagaagaatttTCTTGGAAATTGTTGAAGAAGTATTACTCGTCAAGATGAGAAATTACGAGGAAAGATAGGCATTGCCGGTAGTCCAAGTGCCAGGAATTATTTGcccctttcattttctttcttatagggatatatgttattttattaaagaaatttaagttgatttaagaatttaaactcaaaaaccaaaaaaaaacctatcaaGTGAACCTTCAAAAGTCTAGAGTGATAACTtccttgataatatatatatatatatatattattttaataattaattcatgaacCCTTAAATAAGTTAAACTTGCGTAACGCACTCTACAAAGGATTGACCAACTCGATATATCCTTACATCAGCCCAGGCAGCGCCATATCTTCTTTTTCTCAATACGTCGGTGCAAATGAAATGCTGAATTTCTGGAATTTAGAGTCTCAGAATCCAAATTTCTGCCTTCTTCCAGTTGAGCTGACGCGATAGCTCCTGTCCAGATCAAACCCTGGCCCCCCCGCTAGCTCATGACCACTATATTACCATGGACTTTGACCAATTAGGCTGCCTTATCTTTCACTATAGTTAACCTAATTAATCATTactaaaaatgaattaaaaacaaGAAGTTCTTCAGCTCCACCATTTAAGGAAATTGCAAACCAGATCGAAAGGGATTGAGTTAATAGTTATGGGGATACATTCATTTTCCACCCACCAAAAAAGAAAGCTCATGCCATGATTATCTTGAGATTTGCCTCTTGtcaactaaaatgaaaaaaacaagctTAAAATATGGTCTGTGAATGTTCGATTTGGATCGAGAATGGACCCGATGGAAATTAACAGCATATAATTAGTTTACAACGGGATCAAGTCTAGATTCAAAAGATTTAGGTGACTAATAAGGAATTCGAATTCCTGACTACTACAATATCTAGTTAATAAAacggtcattttttttataaaaaaaaaaaaccttgatggAGAACAATGGCTTCTCCCTCATCCCTATAACAAAAACTctctaagaaaagaaaaggaaaaaaaactatctgCAAAGAGGTTCAGGCATAAGTGGTGGGAAGTGCCTGATTTCCCATGTGATTTAACACTTAACTCATGAACTTATGTGACTTAATTTAATCTAGACAAAAGTTTCTGCAAAATCCACACTAAAGAGGTAACTTGTGTCCATCCTAGCTATACTTAAATCTCTACAAAAGTACACTTAACAAAACTAGTGCaaagtcttcttcttcttcttcttcttcttcttcttcattaaggTCATCCTCCTTTTCAGCCATAATTAATTGATACCCATTGAAGTACACCCGAATATGTATGCTTTCAcactaaaagaagaaaatttaaaactccGTACACTcatcttcctctttttttatgttgatgtaTTTCAAGATAAGATATGATACATGCAAGTTGTATTTTAATGAAACGAGTCAATGCGTGAATGATTTTACTTAAATACCACTCTTCCTTGTCGGCATGAAATTTTTGGCTGCCATCTTTGAATTACTTGAAGAAGACGGAagaacattttatatattttcaagattcTGCATCGCGCGAGCACACACATAGCTGATAACTTTTTGGTGAATACAACATCCATTTAATTtgtcattgatttttatatccTATAAAAGGCAAGGTGTTTGAGAAAATACACCCCACATGCTTGCTCCGTAAACAAGAAAATACATGTGGCTCTATCCCGAAGAAGAATTTTTCCAGCCGAAATTGACGAGCAAGACAGATTTAATTTTGGTATGTAGAGAAAAGAACAAGATTTtgttgttttctcaatttctatTTCATTAAATTGTCTCAACAATGTGAATACATTAAATAGAGATACACTTGAAATCTAATCCAcctcaaaaaaatacaaaaaacaaaaacaatagtaTTAATGTTAACATTAATTAGCACATTGTCAATAGGtctatgttaataatttatagatGGCAATCGATAGCTGAGATTAAATACAGGTGCATATATCTTTGAATCTAGGTTCCCATGTAGGTAGTTCATACATCCATGTTATACACATTTAAATTGTGtgttaatgatgttttaaaattcaaaatatataattaaaatattatttagtgtCTAGGAtagtagttaattaattaatatatttaaattaatgctTAGATTTCTCCTTTTTAATTTAAGGAACTTCAAGCTTATGTTAAAAGCTTGAATACATGCAAAAAGAGCTCCAATAAGGAGACTTAAAGACCCTcccaatgataaaattaatatatttatgagaaatgtattaaatgacttaagataataaattatttaaaaaaagctgtaaattcaaagaacaaatatgcttgttcttgagttttaagttagttttttctctaaaatctatgtatatttattttaagagatgaaaaagTTATGAACCTTTAATCTGGATAATTCACGAAGTATTTGTATCCTATGAACCTAAACAAAAATGTTCGTCAGACCCATGTTACCCTAAACTTGATTGATTATCAAGCCCAAGTTTCTTGGACCTGACATATTTGTCAGACTCATGTTATCTTAGACTTGGTTGACGAAAGCCCATGTTCTTTGGGTTTGGCATGCTCATCAAACCCGCGTTACCTGGGGCTTAGGTGACTGTCAAGCCAAGTACTTTGGATTTGACATGTTTACTAGATTTACGTTATCTTAAACTTGAGTGACTGCCAAATTCAAATTCTTTAGGTCTGACATGTTCATACGTCAGACCTACCTTACTTTAAGCTTGTCTGACTGCTAAGTTCAAGTTTTTAGGGTTTGATATATTTGTTGAACTCGTGTTATCTTGAGTTTGATTAACTATCAAATCCAAATACTTTGGATCTAGTATGTTTAccaaacttattttattttttaaaaaattatttatagaaaTCTTAACCAAAAGCGAATTTATCATATATCATTTGAATAGTTCTGTTAATATATTCATATATGAAAGGGATGAGTATTAGACAAACAATTAGTTCAAACTAAAGTGTATTTagaagtgtggttgcggttacttttcaaaatatttttcactcgaaaatatatcaaaataatatacttttttattgtttaaaaattatttttgacaccagcatatcaaaatgatctaaaaataccaaaaaaaatattaatttaaagtaaaggaaaaaaataaaaaaatttaattttttttaaaaacgcttttaaaatacaaaaataaacaagctctaaataaactaattgaaccgaatcaaataaaaaacaaaatcaagcaatttgatttggtttggtgtggtgttatattttattaaaactgaATAAGTACAAATGGGCAAAAAAAAGTTGGactatttttatcataactaTGGTTtttgtagataaaaaaaataggttgtttgatttgatttggttatatatagttttggttttttgttttgatttttcaatttggtttttttagttttttaaatataaaatagaacaaattattttaaaaaaaattaactattttttcagtttgtttttttttgttggtttttccagttaaatttagatatttgtttttacgaATATCctgtataatttaattattttactcatcCTTAATAGATAGCAGCCACTAGCCTAGTTAAATTATCATTTccaataaacttgttgacatgaCACGATAATTTAATGTTTCTCGTGAATATTAATACTTGTATTGTGGCAACATTAAAGATCATCTAATGTTTTATTGgcttgtttgattttatattttaaaaattaatttttatatttttttaatttaaattaattttctttaatttttttagattatttggatgtactgatgtcaaaaatattttaaaaaaaataaaaaaatattattttaatacattttcaaataaaaaatattttaaaaactaaccattatcatatttttaaaaacacattaaaaaaacagagaagtaaataaataaataatctctctctctctctctctctctctctctctctctctcacacacacacacacacacacacacacacacacacacacacacactaaaaaGAAATTCCTGCCATCTGCTCCTCTTCTGTGATAGGGCCGCTGTCTCTCGTAAACCCTTCTTGACTTGTAAAACATGTGCATCCAATGGGCAATATTTCCAAAGGGGTAGATAGAGATGTGGTAGACCCGTTAGCCCCTTTATAAAGTTCAAAGATAAAAAGTCTAATCTATCAATTTTAGGATGAAAAAATTGGAATAAGTGTTCAAAATAAGCATTATTATTCACacttcatttaattaattaattaattaatttgtgattTGGAATAAGTTTTTGTTGTGAGATATGAGACACAATACAAGTTACCAAGTGTAAAACTTGCTTGTGGCACCACAACACTATAATTTTCCAATACACGTGAAGGTTGAAAATTGAGACCTCGTGGAAAGAAAACTAAGAGtgagttagtttttttttttggtaatgtaAGGAAACTTGTTGAAATtacattttactttatttatattcttaaagGTGTATGGTTAATTAACACACCATGGTTTTACATGggtttcattaaaaattaaatgttttttactgagttggttttttttttctaatatgcaGCAGGGCAGGGCTTGTGAACTAGTTAATTAaccaaaaaactgaaaatatttaAGTTCAGTCATTGTTTATATGAACAGTAAATATTctgtttaatttttagttttattttcaatttttttcctttaagtttcaaattaaaaaaccgaGAAGAGAAAATGCATGGCTCACCTcaaatttacaataattttttatttaaaagtttatttatttattttttagtatctcagtaagagaaaaaacagtaaaagagaaagaaataactAGTTGTAGCGAtactaacaataaaaataatcaaatttggtATTAATAGGTTCTATTCTACGAGTAGAGTTTGATGATGGTGATTTTTTAAGGCACTGATATACTGATTCACTCAAGGCCACATGTTTGGCtttacttgttttcttttttaaaataaaaaaaaaccttagcatttgatttttaatgaatttgtttttaattttatcttttaatacatggttggttgatttttaatgaatttttttttaattttatcttttaatacaTTGTTGGTTGATTTTGAAGTCAAACCCctcattaaataattaaataatttataaacatttaaattttttattcaataaatatgaAATAGAATATGAAATCAAGAAATCGAATCGACGGATACCATGGCATCTCGAGTCATGATTATGAAGGCGGACTAGTTAAAAGCAAAAACTTGGGAGAAGGTACATGGCTATTTCCCATAAACGAATTGCATCTTCGAAGACTCCAACTCACCCAATGCCACCTACCACGCAAAAAGTCTTCAGCTGACGTGGCCACCTTGAAGAGATGATCTCATCTTGATAGAGCCCTATGAATGTTGCTTCAAGGAACCATGCAACCTCAAAAATATCAG
This genomic interval carries:
- the LOC133676998 gene encoding 7-deoxyloganetin glucosyltransferase-like; translation: MAEVIKPHVVCIPFPLQGHINPMLKIAKLLHHRGFHVTFVNTEFNHKGILDARGPNALDGLPDFCFETLPIEHPPSNSHISATLNLLVLRQACGKSLLSPLRDLIARLNDTAANPPVTCMVSDAMLTYTQVLTEELEMPNVFVWHMAATGVVSFAHFRDQMKQLVTLLKEPSQKTDDMLDKRLEWIPGTKSARMRDLLRVIRVQDRNGYMEDSGEGDMERVSKASAVIFNTYDSLEGEDLNSLSSVFGRVYSIGPTQMLLNHISDDFYESVDGNLWNAEPECIKWLDSKEPGSVIYVSFGSSTITTAEELVELAWGLADSKHNFLWIIRPDLIKGDSAILPQDFLFETKEKGFVASWCPQEQVLNHPSIGGFLTHCGWNSMIESISAGVPIICWPFFGDQFANSRKSCNEWGIGLELRDGFKREEVENIVNEILIGDKGKKVKEKVLEWKKMAEEATGFDGSSSLNLNNLVNEVLLSKS